The DNA region GCGCGCAGGCGGTCGCGGAGGTCCGGATCGAGGTCTCCGGTGACGGCGTCGAAGCCCGCCACCAGCACCGCGGAGGCGGCCGCGTCCGAGAGCCCCGCCGCGGACAGGAAGGCCGCGTCGAGGTCGCAGAGGCGCGTCGCCGCGAGGGTGACGGCCGCGATGTCGAGGGCGACGTCGTCGGGCGCGGCGCCGCCCGTGAGCAGCCCCCACCCCTGCGCGAACAGCCGCTCGGCGATCGAGCCCGTACGGCCCGCGGAGCGGACGCGCTTGAGGTCGTTCATCTCGACCAGAAGGTCGCGCAGGGCCTCGGGCGCTGCGGCACCGGATTGCGACGGGTGGTTCTCGCGGGGCATCATTTCTCTCGGCCGGATGAGGCTCACGGCCTCACAGGCGGCTGGGACGGACTCGCCCGTCGTCCGGCTGGACGCGGGTCCCCTCTCCCATGCGGGAGAGGGGGGCCGGTTCCGGCCCGTCATCGACGAAGGGGCCGTACCGAGTTCAGACCATGCCCGTCGATGCGGGAAGCCTCAGTGCACGCCCAGCCAGTCGTGGAGCATCTTCTCCTGCTTGCCGAAGGCGTGCTCCGGCCCGTGGCCGTTCTTGACCATCGGCGCCTTGAAGAAGGTCGAGAGCTGCTCCTGCACGCCGCCGTCGCCGCGCTTGCTCGCGAGGTCGAGGACGCGGGCGATCTCGATGACGAGCGGCGCGGCCAGGATCGAGTCCTTGCAGAGGAAGTTGACCTTGATCTGCATCCGCTGGCCCATGAAGCCGGTGACGTCGATGTTGTCCCAGGCTTCCTTGTCGTCGCCGCGCGGCCGGTAATAGTGGATGTGCACGAGGTGATCCTCGACCGGGTAGCCGAGGATCGAGTCGAGCACCGTGCCCTTGGTGTTGAGCTTCGACTGCAGGGAGTTCGGGTCGTTCAGGGCGAGACCGTCGCGGTTGCCGAGGATGTTGGTCGAGAACCAGCCGTCGACGTGCAGCGCGCGCGCCTTGAAGGCGGGGGCCAGCACCGTCTTCATCATGGTCTGGCCGGTCTTGCCGTCCTTGCCGGCGACCGGGACGTTCAGCTCCTTGGCGAGGTCGAGGAGCGCCGGGACGTCGGCGGCGACGCTCGGGGTGAAGTTGGCGTAGGGGATGCCGCTCTTGATCGCCGCGTAGGCGTAGAGCATCGCCGGCGAGATCGCCTCGTCGCTCGAATCCAGGCCCTTCTCGAAGGCGGCCGTGGAGTTCAGGGTCGGGTCGTTGAGGTCGGGCCAGCGCTCCGTGGAGGCGAGGTTCACCACGACCACGTCGTCGAGGTTGCTCTCCTTCTGGAAGCGGCGGAGGTCGTTGGCGATCACCGAGACCGCCTCGCGGTGGTCCTTGGCGACGATCCGATTCTGGCCGTCGATGTTCTTGCAGAACTTGGCGCTGCCGACCGCCGGCCAGGGCGTGATGCCCTTCAGGGCCTGGGCGCCGTTCTCGATGTCGTCCTTCGAGAGCACGCCGTGCCCGCTCGCCGCGGAGGCGAGGTCGTCGCCGTTCAGGTCCCAG from Methylobacterium sp. NMS14P includes:
- a CDS encoding inositol-3-phosphate synthase, translating into MSMQSGRRVGVAFVGMGGAVATTAIAGIEMIKSGSNRLDGLPLAGLSVAGMADYKDLVFGGWDLNGDDLASAASGHGVLSKDDIENGAQALKGITPWPAVGSAKFCKNIDGQNRIVAKDHREAVSVIANDLRRFQKESNLDDVVVVNLASTERWPDLNDPTLNSTAAFEKGLDSSDEAISPAMLYAYAAIKSGIPYANFTPSVAADVPALLDLAKELNVPVAGKDGKTGQTMMKTVLAPAFKARALHVDGWFSTNILGNRDGLALNDPNSLQSKLNTKGTVLDSILGYPVEDHLVHIHYYRPRGDDKEAWDNIDVTGFMGQRMQIKVNFLCKDSILAAPLVIEIARVLDLASKRGDGGVQEQLSTFFKAPMVKNGHGPEHAFGKQEKMLHDWLGVH